One Nocardia huaxiensis genomic window, GCTATTCCTACCGCGGCGTGCTCGGCGTGACCCTCGAGAACGGCGAGCCGCGCACCGTCAACGAGGTGAACATCGAGGACTACCTGCTCGGTGTGGTGCCCGCCGAAATGGTCCCGAACTGGGCCGATCAAGGCGGCACGGAGGCTCTGAAGGCGCAGGCCATCGCCGCCCGCTCCTACGCCCTGGCGGAAAGCCGCTACCCCTACGCGGAAACCTGCGACACCACCGACTGCCAGATGTACCCGGGCACCGAGAAGGAAGACGACCGCACCAGCGCCGCCGTGCGCGCCACCGCCGGTCGAGTCCTGTTGCGCGACAGCCACATTCTGCGCTCGGAATACTCGGCCGCCCCCGACGGCGGCAGCCCCATGAACATCGAGAATCTCGAAGTGGGCCCGGCCGTCAGCGAATTCCCCTCCGCGCCAATCCCTTCGGTCGAGATCCCCCCGGATGTCTCACTGTCCGACCTGATTCCGGAACTCCTGCCCTCCGACCAGATCGCCGACCCGGCCACCCCGGACGGCACGGTCAAACCCGTCGTGCCCTCCGGAACGGCCGCACCCAGCACCGCGATCACCCCGACCCCGCCGGTCAACCCGGTTCCGCTGCACACCACTCCACGACTGACCACGGCCTTCCCGAAGCCCCAATAACGCATGCACCCAGTAACGGGGGCCGGGGGCGGAGCCCCCGATTCCGGGGGTCCGGGGGCGGAGCCCCTGGGAAACTAGCTGAGCGCCGTGTCGCCCAGTGATTCGGCCAGCTTGCGCAGCAGGCCGGCCAGGTCGTCGCGGTCGCCGCCGCTGAGTCCGGCGAGGATGCGCTGCTCATTGGCCACGTGCAGGGGCAGCAGCTTGTTCACCAGTTCCCGCCCGGTGTCGGTGAGCTGCACCCGGACCGAGCGGCGGTCCGTCGCGTCGGGCACGCGTTCGACGAATCCCTTGCCCGCCAGCTTGTCGATGCGGTTGGTGATGGCCCCCGAGGTCCGCATGGCGGCCTTGTTCAAATCGCCTGCGGTGAGTCCGGTTTCGGATCCGGAGCGCAGCAGGGTGGCGAGGACGTCGAACTCCCAGAACTCGAGTCCGTGTGCGCCGAAGAAGTCCCGGAACTCGCGGTCCAGCACATTGGACAGCCGGGTGATGCGGGCGCACACGGCCATGGGGGAGACATCCACGTCGGGCCGGGCTGTGTTCCAGGCGGTGGTGATGAGGTCGACGGCGTCGGGCACGGCTACTCCTCTCGACGGAAATATTCTCAACATCAAGATACTTGACATCGAGGCATCCAGGATGGTGATATTTCAACATTGATATTATCAACAAGGAGCTATCGATGACCACCGCACGCACCGGCGCCGCCTCCTACGCCGGGACCCTGGCCCTCGCCGGACTCGCACCCCTCGTCTGGGGTTCCACCTACGCCGTCACCACCGAATTCCTGCCGCCGGACCGGCCGCTGTTCACCGCCCTCATGCGTGCGCTCCCCGCCGGACTGCTGCTGCTGGCCATCACCCGCAGCCTCCCGCGGGGCCGGTGGATCGGCCGCGCGGCCGTGCTCGGCATGCTGAACATCGGCGCGTTCTTCCCGCTGCTCTTCCTGGCCGCCTACCGCCTGCCCGGCGGCGTCGCCGCGGTACTCGGCGCGGCCGCCCCGCTCATCGCGCTCGGCTTCGCGGCCCTGGCCCTGAACGAAAAGCTCACGCTGCGAAAGGTTCTCGCGGGCATCATCGGACTGTTCGGCGTCGCGCTGGTGGTCCTGCGCGCCACCGCCGCCCTCGACACCATCGGTGTGATCGCCGGTCTGGCAGGCGCCGCGTCCATGGCCGCCGGCACCGTCATGACCAAGCGCTGGGGCCGCCCCGAAGGCGTCGGACCGCTCGCGATGACCGGCTGGCAGCTCACCGCGGGCGGCCTGTTCCTGCTGCCCCTGGCCCTGCTCGTCGAGGGCGCCCCGCCCGCCCTGGACCTGAAGGCCGTCGGCGGCTACCTGTACCTGGGCCTGATCGGCACCGCCGTCGCCTACGCCCTGTGGTTCCGCGGCATCGCCCGCACCAACGCCACCTCGATCGCCTTCCTCGGCCTGCTGAGCCCGGTGTCGGCCGCCGTCATCGGCTGGGTCGCGCTCGGTCAGTCGCTGGCCCCGCTGCAGCTGGCCGGCATGCTCATCGCCCTCGGCGCCACCCTGCTCGGCCAGCTGGCCACCGCACCCCGTGCCGCCAAGCCCGAAAACGCTTCGGAGCAGCGCGAAGCCGCGCGCACCGCGGCCTGACACCCCACTCGAACGCAATCGAAGGAAGCGAAAGACCATGAAGATCACAGTGTTCGGCGCAGCGGGCGAGGTCGGCGGCCGTGTGCTGGCCGAGGCCCTGAGCCGCGGACACGAGGTGCGCGCGGTGTCGCGATCGGCGGATCGCCTGCGCGGACTGCCGCGCGAGGTGGAGGTGTTCGCGGGCGATGCGGCGAACCCCGCGGACGTCGCGGCGGCGAGCGCGGGCAGCGATCTGGTCATCAGTGCCACGCGACCGGTGCCCGGCGCCGAGCACGAGCTCGCCGTGGTCGCCGCCGCCCTGCTGAAAGGCTTGGCGGGCACCGGGATTCGCCTGCTCGTGGTGGGCGGCGCGGGCAGCCTGACGGTCCCGGGCACCGGCCTGACGCTCGCCGAACAGCCGGACTTCCCCGCCGAACTGGGCCCCATCGCCGCCGGCTGCGGCGCGCAGCTGGCCGTGTTCCTCGCGGAAGGCGATGGGGGAGAGGTGGACTGGGCCTATCTGAGCCCCGCCGCACTCCTGGAGCCCGGCGAGCGGACCGGCCGGTACCGGCTCGGAGCCCATGACCTCATCGCCGATGACGAAGGGAACTCGTCGATTTCGATGGAGGATCTCGCGGTGGTCCTGCTCGACGAGGCCGAGCGCCCCAAGCATCACCGCACCCGCTTCACCGCCGGATACTGATCCCATCGTCATCCCGGCACGTTTTTGGCCGGGATCCACACCCGCTGCGCACCAGCGAGTTTCGTGGATCCCGGCCAAAAGCACGCCGGGATGACGAGTGGACTCGCATGCCGGAGTGACGGAGTTCGGGTACGTCAGAAGGCGCGGAACCCCGCGCCCGGCCCGCCGGTGCGGTCGATGGACGCCAGCACGGAGCCGATATTGGTGGCGATCTCCGGCGTGTGCAGCAGGTCGCCCTGACCCTTGCACGGCTGCAGGTCGATGGTGACCGGGCCGAGCTCCAGATCCTGTCCGGCAACGATCATTCCGACCAAACGGTCACCCACCAGCACGGGCCCGCCCGAGTCGCCGTAGTTGGCGCACACCTGGCTGCGGAAGAACGTGGACTTGGTCTCCCACACCAGCCCGCAGGTGTATCCGGTGGTGCGGCCGTTCTTGCAGGCGATGTCGCCGACGCGGGGCCCGGTGCCGACGCTGTTGATGACCGACTGCGCCACCTGGCGGGTGGGCAGCACACGGTCCGGGTCCAGGGTGATGACGGCCCAGTCCATGTTCTCGTCCTTGTTGGAGATGACGCCGATGCCGCCGCTGCGGGTGTATTCGGCGGCAATGCGCGCCCCGACCTCTCCGCAGTGTCCGGCGGTCAGGGCCACCAGACGGTTGTCGCGGTCGTAGCCGATGGCGGTGAGGGTGCAGTCGGCGATCTCGTTGCTGCCGAGCTGCTCGACGAAGACGCCCGAGCCGCCGCCCAAGGTCACCACCGGCGCAGCGTCAGCGACGCCGCCGGTGAGGAGGGTGGTGCTCAGGACAGCGCCGATGGTGGCCGCCCAGCGCAGAACTCGGGCGCGGCCCATTGTGAACATGTTTTTCCTGTTCCCCCGGATTGAATAGAAGGCGTTTAATAATAGGGCTTGACCTTGACGTTACGTCAACTTGCATTCTGGAATCCGTCGAGGAGAACGAGGGAGAAAGGACGCAGCAGTGGCCACCGAATGGTCCATCCAAGACTTGGCCAAGTCGGCCGGAACCACCAGTCGCACCCTGCGGCACTACGGTGAGCTCGGCCTGCTGCCGCCCAGCCGGATCGGATCCAACGGATACCGCTATTACGACCAGGAATCCCTCGTGCGACTGCAGCGCATCCTGCTGCTGCGGGAACTGGGCCTGAGCCTACCGGTCATCGGTGAAGTTCTCGCGGGAGAAAAAGACACCGCTGCCGCACTGCACACGCACCTGGAATTGCTGCATCAGCAGCAGGACCGGCTCGCGCGGCAGATCGCCTCGGTGCGAACAACATTGCGCAAAACGGAAGCAGGTGAGCCACTCATGGCAGACGAAGTGTTCGACGGATTCGACCACACCCAGTACAAGGACGAGGTCATCGAGCGGTGGGGCAAGGATGCCTACGACCGCAGCAACAACTGGTGGAACAGCATGAGCGACGCCGACAAGAAGGCGTTCATGCAGACCCACCTCGATATCGCCGCCGACTACGGCCGCGCGCACGCCGCGGGGCTGCCACTCGACAGCGACGAGGTGCAGGCCATCGTGCAGCGGCATTACGACTGGATCGCACTCGCCTGGGGTGGAAGGCGCCCCGAGAAGGTCGCTTTCGTCAACCTCGGCGAAATGTATGTGGCCGATCCGCGATTCGCGATCAACTACGACAAGCACGGCGAAGGCACCGCCGAATATGTCCGTGACGCGATGAAGGTCTATGCCGAAGCACAGCTCTAATGCTGGGCAAATGTGACGAATTCCCGATCGCCCCTGTCGGTTACGCGCGGTAAGGTTCCGCGCGTACCGAGAGGGGGGATCCCAATGAGTTACCCGTACGGCCAGCCCGGTCAACCCGGCTATCAGAGCCAACCCGGATATCCGCAGCAGCCACAGCCCGGATATCCGGGTGCTCAGCCCGCGTATCCCGACGCTCAGCTCTACCCCGGTAGTCAGCCGCCCGGCTACCCGCAGCCCGCGTACCCGCAGCAGGGGTACTCGCCCTACGGATACCAGCAGCCCGCGCCCAGCGGTGGTACGGCAATCGCGGCCGGTGCGATCGCCGCGTTCGGCGGCGTTATCGCCACCCTCGGCGGTCTCGCTTTGGCCATCGGTGGTGCCGCAGTCGGTGCGGCCGACGAAACCGGCGACATCGGCGACGGCCTGGGCACGCTCTTCGCCATCCTGGGCGGCGTCCTCGCGATCGTCGGCATCCTGTGGCTGGTCGGTGCGGTCCTGATGTTCATGGCACGGCCGGCCGGCCGCGTCATCCTGATCGTCATGTCCGGCATCGGCGTGACGCTCAACATCGTCGGGTTCGCGATCTCCGCTGCCAACGATGCGAGCTCCGGCTCGGGTGTTCTAGGTCTGCTCTTCGGCGGCCTCATCCTCGGCCTCTCGCTGGCCCCGAGCACGGGCCGCTGGATCGAGTACAAGAAGCAGCTGCGCAATCAGCCGGTCGGCGGCGGCTACGCGCCGTATCCGTACCAGTAGTAAGGGGGTGTGGGGGCTTGGCCCCCACACCCCCTTACTGTTTGGGGCGAAGCCTCTGGATCATGCGGCACACATGGATTGCATGACGCCCTTGAGGATCGGCGCACCGTAGGTGGTGGGCGCGAAGGCCAGGGTCTGCGCGATCGACAGTGGGGTGAGCACTGCCGACGCCACGCCGGTCCAGCCGGCGATCGTATTGCCGAGGGTCAGCAGCAGGCTGGTGGTGTCGAGCGCCAGGGTCACCAGGTCGAAGGCGTTCTCGACGGAGACATCCGCCAGTGCAACGGTATTGAGCGCCTTGCCCTCGTAGATGTCGAATCCGAGGTTGGCCAGGAAGGTCATCGGACCCCAGTCCATGGCGTTGACCAGCGGCCCGAGCTGTTCGGTGCGCCGCAGCGTCACGAGGTCGGCGACCCGGTTGTCGCGCAGGAACGCTTGCAGCGCAGCCGCATTGCCTTCGACTACGCCCGGGTCGATGCCGAGTCCCTGCGTGGTGGTGAGGAAGGTGCGCGCCCGCTCCACCAGGTCGGAGGTCTTCAGCTCCGCCAGCGGCGTGCAGCTGCCGTCGGCGAGCACCAGCTGATTGGCCAGGTCGACCAGCGGCTGTGGCACCGACACCTGCTCGTCGGGGGTCTCCAGCTGCAACTTGCCGTAGACACCGGTGGTGTTGCAGCCGAGTTCGAGCTGGTTCTGTACCGCCCGCGCCAGCGACTTCACGCCGTTGAAGATGGCGCCCACGATCGGCTTGAGAATGAACCCCGCGGTCGGCACCAGGCTCGCGCCCAGTTGCGCCGGGATCTTCACGATGCGGGTGGCGAGGATGAACACCTCGATCACGTCGTTGACGCTCAGCGACGACACCGGCACGGTCTGGTTGATGCGCCCGGTGCGGATCGCGTCCAGGCTGTTCACCAGATTGCTGACGATCGGGTCGTCGAGGAATTCGGTGCGGTCGTTGGGCGCGCCGACGGGCAGCATGTCGCGGTGCACGCGTACGGTCGCGATGGATCGCCGGAAGTCGTCGACCTGCCGGTCGTATTCGGACAATTGCCCGCCCGGTACGACCGTGCGAATGGCGGTGGCGGCGGTCGCCACAATGTCGTCGAAGGTGGCAGAACCCTTCCCGCAAACATCGGACGCGTCGGTCACGGTCGTGGCGGCGAGCGTTTCACCTTCGGCGCGGGCGGGCGCGGCGGCGGGTAGCAGGGCGGCCGTGCTCAGCACGGCGGTCAGGGCGAGGGTGCCCGTGAGCGGGGCAAGACGGCGGAACCGCATCTGTGTCAAGATCTTTCAGGTCGAGCGTGGGCACGGCCGCACAGGTGCATACGGCAACAAACTGGACGTCCGTTCAGTTCGAGTGCCTATGTAATACAGGTCTCATGACCCGGCTGTCAGCACTTTGGTGAACTTTGAGCAAAATCATCGAGTCGCATCCCACTCAGCGGGATGACCACAGCAGGTCCGGCGCGTACCCTGCGCGGGCTCGGCAACCTTGCTCACAGATGGCAACGCACGCCCATATGTTGTGCCGGTAGTCTGGGCAGCCGTGACGGTTGCATCCCCCTTCGATCTCATCGTCGTCGGCTCCGGGTTCTTCGGGCTGACCATTGCCGAACGCACCGCCAACCTGCTGGGAAAGCGGGTCCTGGTGGTCGACCGCCGCTA contains:
- a CDS encoding SpoIID/LytB domain-containing protein, producing MPNGYLRRRRRRRRLIALSLAAATLATATAGLLWAWPKGSIRPLAGPGHGRGLSQTGAFNQAVDGSTAEQILAHYYPGADLGEIAPVPVRVRIAQQDDSTLDVISESGLFVAGRRVIPGQAAHLTPTASGADVTITTGCDGEILWEGTTDDPWVYPMVDGTDRPAEEHLELCGGYSYRGVLGVTLENGEPRTVNEVNIEDYLLGVVPAEMVPNWADQGGTEALKAQAIAARSYALAESRYPYAETCDTTDCQMYPGTEKEDDRTSAAVRATAGRVLLRDSHILRSEYSAAPDGGSPMNIENLEVGPAVSEFPSAPIPSVEIPPDVSLSDLIPELLPSDQIADPATPDGTVKPVVPSGTAAPSTAITPTPPVNPVPLHTTPRLTTAFPKPQ
- a CDS encoding MarR family winged helix-turn-helix transcriptional regulator — encoded protein: MPDAVDLITTAWNTARPDVDVSPMAVCARITRLSNVLDREFRDFFGAHGLEFWEFDVLATLLRSGSETGLTAGDLNKAAMRTSGAITNRIDKLAGKGFVERVPDATDRRSVRVQLTDTGRELVNKLLPLHVANEQRILAGLSGGDRDDLAGLLRKLAESLGDTALS
- a CDS encoding EamA family transporter, translating into MTTARTGAASYAGTLALAGLAPLVWGSTYAVTTEFLPPDRPLFTALMRALPAGLLLLAITRSLPRGRWIGRAAVLGMLNIGAFFPLLFLAAYRLPGGVAAVLGAAAPLIALGFAALALNEKLTLRKVLAGIIGLFGVALVVLRATAALDTIGVIAGLAGAASMAAGTVMTKRWGRPEGVGPLAMTGWQLTAGGLFLLPLALLVEGAPPALDLKAVGGYLYLGLIGTAVAYALWFRGIARTNATSIAFLGLLSPVSAAVIGWVALGQSLAPLQLAGMLIALGATLLGQLATAPRAAKPENASEQREAARTAA
- a CDS encoding NAD(P)-dependent oxidoreductase; this encodes MKITVFGAAGEVGGRVLAEALSRGHEVRAVSRSADRLRGLPREVEVFAGDAANPADVAAASAGSDLVISATRPVPGAEHELAVVAAALLKGLAGTGIRLLVVGGAGSLTVPGTGLTLAEQPDFPAELGPIAAGCGAQLAVFLAEGDGGEVDWAYLSPAALLEPGERTGRYRLGAHDLIADDEGNSSISMEDLAVVLLDEAERPKHHRTRFTAGY
- a CDS encoding S1 family peptidase; this translates as MFTMGRARVLRWAATIGAVLSTTLLTGGVADAAPVVTLGGGSGVFVEQLGSNEIADCTLTAIGYDRDNRLVALTAGHCGEVGARIAAEYTRSGGIGVISNKDENMDWAVITLDPDRVLPTRQVAQSVINSVGTGPRVGDIACKNGRTTGYTCGLVWETKSTFFRSQVCANYGDSGGPVLVGDRLVGMIVAGQDLELGPVTIDLQPCKGQGDLLHTPEIATNIGSVLASIDRTGGPGAGFRAF
- a CDS encoding MerR family transcriptional regulator; its protein translation is MATEWSIQDLAKSAGTTSRTLRHYGELGLLPPSRIGSNGYRYYDQESLVRLQRILLLRELGLSLPVIGEVLAGEKDTAAALHTHLELLHQQQDRLARQIASVRTTLRKTEAGEPLMADEVFDGFDHTQYKDEVIERWGKDAYDRSNNWWNSMSDADKKAFMQTHLDIAADYGRAHAAGLPLDSDEVQAIVQRHYDWIALAWGGRRPEKVAFVNLGEMYVADPRFAINYDKHGEGTAEYVRDAMKVYAEAQL